In Lodderomyces elongisporus chromosome 2, complete sequence, the following proteins share a genomic window:
- the PIL1_2 gene encoding Eisosome core component — translation MHRTYSLRSSRAPTASQLQSPPPPPSSTKSKFFGKGSISHSFRKSAAGALGPELARKLAILIKMEKNLMRSIEITSRERKDSAKQLSLWGESNDDDISDITDKLGVLIYEIGELEDQFIDRYDQYRITLKSIRDIEGSVQPSRERKQKITDQIAYLKYKDPQSPKINVLEQELVRAEAESLVAEAQLSNITREKLKTAFNYQFDSIREHAEKIALIAGYGKALLELLDESPVTPGETRPAYDGYEASKQIIIDAENALASWTFDSAAVRPTLSLAAHEDEAYLDDELANEAENLRIAEKDFDNAEAELA, via the coding sequence ATGCACAGAACTTACTCCTTAAGATCCAGCAGAGCTCCAACAGCTTCCCAATTACAAAgcccaccaccaccaccatcatctaCCAAATCCAAGTTTTTCGGTAAAGGCTCAATTTCACACTCCTTTCGTAAATCTGCTGCTGGTGCGTTGGGTCCTGAGTTGGCCAGAAAATTAGCCATCTTGATcaagatggaaaagaaCTTGATGAGATCCATTGAGATTACCtcaagagaaagaaaggactCAGCTAAGCAATTGTCTCTTTGGGGTGAAAGCAACGATGACGATATCAGTGATATCACTGATAAATTGGGTGTCTTGATCTACGAGATTGGTGAATTGGAAGACCAATTCATTGACAGATATGACCAATACAGAATTACCTTGAAGTCCATCAGAGACATTGAAGGTTCAGTGCAACCAtcaagagagagaaagcaaaaaatcaCCGACCAAATCGCCTACTTGAAGTACAAGGACCCACAAAGTCCAAAAATTAACGTTTTGGAACAGGAATTGGTGAGAGCCGAGGCCGAGTCTTTGGTTGCTGAAGCTCAATTGTCCAACATTACCagagaaaaattaaagactGCATTCAACTACCAATTCGACTCTATTAGAGAGCACGCGGAAAAGATTGCCTTGATTGCTGGTTACGGTAAGGCCTTGTTGGAGTTGTTGGATGAAAGTCCAGTCACTCCAGGCGAGACCAGACCTGCTTACGATGGTTACGAGGCTTCTAAGCAAATCATCATTGATGCTGAAAACGCATTGGCCTCATGGACCTTTGACTCAGCTGCGGTGCGTCCTACCTTATCATTGGCTGCTCACGAGGATGAGGCTTATCTCGACGATGAATTGGCCAACGAGGCTGAAAACTTGAGAATTGCTGAAAAGGATTTCGACAATGCTGAGGCCGAATTGGCTTAA